The sequence GATCCGGCCCGAGCAAGATCTACCTGACGACCAAACATGGAGACGAACCTATTTTGATTCCAACCGGACCAGGGGAAGCTACTTCTCCGGCCTGGGGGAAATTATAGTGGCTGAGGCGTGTTTTTTTTTCGTTAATGGAGGAAGTTATGAAGAAGTTAGGCGTTTTTGGATTGATCGTTTTGGTTTTTTGTTTGGCCATGGCTGGCGGTTGCTCCAAAAAAGTGAGCTCCACCCCTGCTGGCGCGACTGCTGCTGGCGCTGGAGACGGTTCCGGTGCACAGGGTGGTTTGACCGCAGAGCAGCTCGAAGCGCAGCGCCTTGCTGAATTGCAGCGTCAGGCTATCGAAAAGATTGGTGCAGACAAGATTTATTTTGCTTTTGATTCTAACGAGTTGACTCAGGAATCCCGCCAGGTTTTGACGGATAAGGCCGAGCTGTTGAAGGCCAATCCTGCACTGTCCCTGCTGATCGAAGGACATTGCGACGAACGCGGAACCAACGAGTACAACTTGGCTCTTGGCGAGCGCAGAGCCCGTGCTGCGTATGAATTCCTGGTCCTGCTGGGAATTGATTCGTCCAAGTTGCAGATCATCAGCTACGGCGAAGAATACCCCGCTGTTCAGGGTTCCAACGAAGACGCTTGGGGCAAGAACAGACGCGACGAATTCAAAGCCAGTGCTAACTAGTTTTAATTGAATTCTAAAGGTTGGGGCAATCCCACCCTTTTTTAAGCCCCGGTTCGCCGGGGCTTTTTTCGTGGTGCGCCCGGGAGGGCGCCTGATGAGTTGGAGCTTTGGGAGT is a genomic window of Desulfomicrobium baculatum DSM 4028 containing:
- the pal gene encoding peptidoglycan-associated lipoprotein Pal; translation: MKKLGVFGLIVLVFCLAMAGGCSKKVSSTPAGATAAGAGDGSGAQGGLTAEQLEAQRLAELQRQAIEKIGADKIYFAFDSNELTQESRQVLTDKAELLKANPALSLLIEGHCDERGTNEYNLALGERRARAAYEFLVLLGIDSSKLQIISYGEEYPAVQGSNEDAWGKNRRDEFKASAN